The Xanthomonas indica genome has a segment encoding these proteins:
- a CDS encoding aminodeoxychorismate synthase component I, translating into MLRTVPLPAEVDLLALHRLAPQRYPVLLESAASGTAQGRWDLLLVADGQGLRLDRDGVTRALDGAVVAGDFLDALDARWQAERCERDEPRWPFRGGWALLLDYELAAQVEPVLQLPASAATTPAALALRCPAALLRDHVSGDCVVLAEPAHVALLEAVLADLQALPAAAPAPAWQAPTAIEEDPPQRFVDGVRRILDYLRAGDVFQVNLSRRWSARFAAPLAPAALYAQLRRANPAPFAGLFVGHGRAVVSSSPERLVSVRGDVVETRPIAGTRARAPGDDEAARIRELVGHPKERAEHVMLIDLERNDLGRICVPGSVEVDELMTVESYAHVHHIVSNVRGRLRAGTTPGETIRATFPGGTITGCPKVRCMQIIAELEQTPRGAYTGAFGWLNRDGDMDLNILIRTAEVDGAQVQFRTGAGIVFDSDPARELDETRAKARGLLRALEP; encoded by the coding sequence TCGGGGACGGCGCAGGGGCGCTGGGATCTGCTGCTGGTCGCCGACGGGCAGGGCCTGCGGCTGGATCGCGATGGGGTCACCCGCGCGTTGGATGGCGCGGTGGTCGCCGGCGATTTCCTCGATGCGCTGGACGCGCGCTGGCAGGCCGAACGCTGCGAACGCGACGAACCGCGCTGGCCGTTCCGCGGCGGCTGGGCGCTGCTGCTGGATTACGAACTGGCCGCGCAGGTGGAGCCGGTATTGCAACTGCCGGCCTCCGCTGCGACCACGCCTGCGGCGCTGGCCTTGCGCTGTCCTGCCGCACTGCTGCGCGACCATGTGAGCGGCGACTGCGTGGTGCTGGCCGAGCCCGCGCATGTGGCGCTGCTGGAGGCCGTGCTCGCCGATCTGCAGGCGCTGCCCGCAGCCGCCCCGGCGCCCGCTTGGCAGGCGCCGACGGCGATCGAGGAAGACCCGCCGCAGCGCTTCGTCGACGGCGTGCGCCGCATCCTCGACTACCTGCGCGCCGGCGACGTGTTCCAGGTCAACCTGTCGCGGCGCTGGTCGGCGCGCTTCGCCGCGCCGCTGGCGCCGGCCGCGCTGTACGCGCAACTGCGCCGCGCCAACCCGGCGCCGTTCGCCGGCCTGTTCGTCGGCCACGGCCGCGCCGTGGTCAGTTCCTCGCCGGAACGGCTGGTGTCGGTACGCGGCGACGTGGTCGAGACCCGTCCGATCGCCGGCACCCGCGCACGTGCGCCGGGCGACGACGAGGCCGCGCGCATCCGCGAACTGGTCGGGCATCCCAAGGAGCGCGCCGAGCACGTGATGCTGATCGACCTGGAGCGCAACGACCTGGGGCGGATCTGCGTGCCGGGCAGCGTCGAGGTCGACGAACTGATGACCGTGGAAAGCTATGCCCACGTGCACCACATCGTCAGCAACGTGCGCGGCCGGCTGCGCGCGGGCACCACGCCTGGCGAGACGATTCGCGCCACCTTCCCCGGCGGCACCATCACCGGCTGCCCCAAGGTGCGCTGCATGCAGATCATCGCCGAGCTGGAGCAGACCCCGCGCGGCGCCTACACCGGCGCGTTCGGCTGGCTCAACCGCGACGGCGACATGGACCTGAACATCCTGATCCGCACCGCCGAGGTGGACGGCGCGCAGGTGCAGTTCCGTACCGGCGCCGGCATCGTGTTCGATTCGGACCCGGCGCGCGAACTCGACGAGACCCGGGCCAAGGCGCGCGGCCTGCTGCGCGCGCTGGAGCCGTGA